The Fusobacterium sp. DD2 nucleotide sequence TATCTATTACGTGCATTCAAAATCCCTCCTAATTATTTTAATCTTTTAATTTACCTAAGATAAGTTTATACTATTTTTAATTTTTTGTCAAGTATAATTAAAAAATAATTCATTTCTTATAAACGCAAATATTTTGATATTTAAATTTTTTATATATTTACCTCTACTTTGAAATAAATTCTTCCATCCACTCCTCACCATTATTGGTAAGTACAGGAAGATAAATAATTATGTCTTCAGTTGCTTTTACTTCAAATTTTTTCTCTATCTCTTTTGTAACACCATCTGTATCTTTATACTGAACTACTATCTTGTGACTACGTCCTTTTACAACTTCAGCCTTACGTTTATTTGGCTTTATTTTCTTTTCTTTTTCCCCATCAAGAGAATATCTTATATCCTTTACTGCAACATACTCTCCTTTTGGTTTATTCTCAACATAGACATTATGCTGTCTTCCTGTGATAAAAAGTATTACTGATAGAACTATTACAAATATAAGAA carries:
- a CDS encoding DUF6672 family protein; this encodes MKVARNWLIVLIFVIVLSVILFITGRQHNVYVENKPKGEYVAVKDIRYSLDGEKEKKIKPNKRKAEVVKGRSHKIVVQYKDTDGVTKEIEKKFEVKATEDIIIYLPVLTNNGEEWMEEFISK